From the genome of Verrucomicrobiales bacterium:
GTTCGCAGCGGTCGAAATTTCCGCACCACCCGAGTTCGCGAATACCTGGTATTTTACTCTCCGGACCGCGCTCCACCCCCGAGCGCCTTCTCCTGGCTAGTCTTTCCTTTCTTAACGTTCCTGCGGGTCACTCTCTCACGCGCCCCCTCCCGATCGCTCACGCGCTCAGTGGACGCCTTCCTCGTAGAGACCTGCACTCACATTCGAATGACGGCGGGCGATTGCTTACCTGCGCCTCATTGCACAGGCACCTCATCCGTCAACAACCTCAACTCCATTTGATACATGAAAAACGAGACCTGGATACTCCTGATACTTGCAGCATTGCTGCTAGGCACCCCCCTTTGGACGTCGATTTCCGAACGCATTTTTGGCGCTAAGAAACCGAGTCCCCCCAAGAACGATGACATGACGAAAGAGCCTCGAGAGTAGCCAGCTGGTTAGACCAGGGATGGCTTATAGAAGCGGCGAACGACACCGATACGCCGCCCTCGAGCCATCCCTGGTTAAACATGGAAACGTGTCGGGGAGGAAGATTCACCGTTCTTTGATAATCCAGCTGCTCATCCTGAGAGCGCGCCGAGTTGACCCCAGGCCTGGAGGCAATACGTTCACCAAGACCGCCCCAGCACTCCAACCCCGATTTCCTGAACATCTATGAGCGCCCAATTTCCTTCAGAAGAATCAACCGATGGCAGTTTTCAGCGGCAGGAGGACGCGTTCCGAAATTTCGTCGCTGCGGATGCCTGCTCCGCCTTCCCCCTGGAAGCCGGCCGCTACCATCTTTATATCTCCCTCGCTTGTCCCTGGGCGAGTCGCACGCTGATTGTCCGCAACGTCAAAGGGCTTCAGCAAGCCGTGGGGGTGACGGTGGTGGATCCTGTTCGCGATGAGCGCGGCTGGGCTTTTCGGGACGGACCCGGACATAGTCGCGATCCCATCAATGGCTTCAACTTCCTAAGCGAAGCCTACGCCGCCTCCAATCCCAATGTAGCGGGGCGTGTTACTGTCCCGGTACTTTGGGACAAGCAGTCTCGACAGATCGTCAACAACTCCGAGGATGACATCTGCCGAATGTTCAACGACACCTTCGACGCCTTGGGCTCCGGCCAGGTCAATCTATTCCCCCAGGGCATTGAAGCCGAACAGGCGAAGCTTTCGACCTTCCTTTACGAATCCGTGAATATCGGAGTCTATCAAGCGGGTTTCGCGACCACCCAGGCTGCCTATGAGAAACCATGCCGGAAGCTTTTTGCCGCCCTCGACGCGTTGGACGAGCGCCTGGCCACGCGACGATTCCTCTTCGGCGCTCAGATCGTGGAGGCGGATTGGAGGCTCTTTTGCACGCTCATTCGATTTGATGCGGTCTACCATGGGCACTTCAAATGCAACGTCCGAAGAATCATAGACTATAAAAACCTGCAGCCCTACCTCATGGATCTCTATCAGCAGCCTGGCATAGCCGAGACTGTCAATTTCGATCACATCAAGCGTCATTACTACATCACTCATCCGGACATTAACCCGACCCGCATTGTTCCGATCGGCCCGGTGCTGGATCTCATGAAACCACATGGCCGTAACTCGATGGAGGCCTGTTGACATTGGGCAGGGTGAAATGGAAGGTTGCGCCTTCTCCCAGTTCCCCCTCCGCCCAGACCTGGCCGCCGTGGCGATTCACGATACGACGAACATTAGCCAAGCCGACTCCGGTTCCATCGAAATCCCGAGCCGCATGAAGGCGCTGAAAGAGACCGAAAAGCTTGCTGACGTAACGCATATCAAAGCCAGCCCCGTTGTCCGCAATGATAAATTCCAGCTCGTGACTTCCCCGCGGCTCACAGCTTACGTCGATGATCGCCAGCTCCCGGAGGCGCGTGTACTTGACAGCATTGGAGAGAAGGTTCACCCAGACCTGCTTAAGGAGTCCACGGTCCGCGAGCACCTCTGGCATCTGGCCGATGCGCCACTCGATTCTTCGATGACCTGTGTCCCTTTTGAGTTCGACCAAAACCTCTTCAAGGAGCGAGTTCAAGGAGAACACGGCTGGCTGCAACGGCACACAGCCTAAACGGGAAAACGCGAGCAGATCATCGATCAGGAGCCCCATGTTCTTGACCGACTCCCTCAGACGCTGCAAATAACCTCGACCCTCCACGCTCAATAAGGACGTTGAGTCACCTCCCAACAGTTCCGCGTAGGCATCGATATGGCGCAAGGGCGCACGCAGGTCATGCGCTACGGAAGCGTTGAACGCCTCAAGTTCACGGTTGGCATGTTCGAGCTGCACGGTCCTCTCGATGACGCGCTTCTCGAGATCCGAATTGATCTGGCGCAGTTGACGCTTCGCCTCCTCCAGCTCCGTTGTCCGGAGAACCAGCTTTTCATTCGCATCAAGGAGCTGATCGCGCGAGCGTTCCAATTCGAGGTTGCCTTGCTCCAGCTTGTCTACCAGAAGCTCGCTGTATTCCTTCATGACCAGCAGATCAGCTCCCAGGCCAGCCGCCACGGGCTCCGAGGGCCGGACCGTCGTGGTGATCACATTCAGCGAATGCAGAATGGCCTGCATCGAACTAGGCTTGCTGATGAACTCATCGGCTCCAACCTCACGCGCCAGTCTCTCATCGGCTGAAGACGTATGACTACTCGTGTAGACGATGAACGGGAGCCGTTTTAACTTAGGGCTTTTTCGAATCTCATGACAGAGCCTGTACCCATCCATACGGGGCATGAGTATGTCGGAAACAACCGCGTCTACCGGCTGATTTTCCAGGACGTGCAGGGCTTCAACGCCATCGGCCGCCTGCAACGCGGAGTGACCTTCCGCTTCCAAGTTGAGGCGAAGTAGTTTGCGGCTTATTTCGTGGTCATCGACAATAAGGATATTCATACGTGCTATACTGTCAGCAGCCGCGCCGAGCAGGACCCCTCGAGTGCCCTGGGCTTCAGCGGGATCGCTCCCTAGCACAGCTGCTGTCGTCGCCGCCAGGTCTGTTCAATAAACTCAGCGATCTGCGGAAGGATCCGACGGGTATCGATGGGTTTGGAGATATACGCATCACAGCCTGCGTCCAGCGCCTTCTGCTCATCTCCCTTCATTGCAAACGCCGTAAGCGCAACGATGAAAACAGGCACACGCAGCACCTCGGCTTTCAACTTGCGCGTCAGGGTCAGGCCATCCATGCCCGGAAGTGCGATGTCCATCAGAATGAGTTCCGGAGTCATCTTCGTCAGGAGTTCGAGCGCAGATTCCGCATCAACCGCCCCACAGACTGTATAGCCCTCGAAGCTGAGCAGTTCAGTGATGAGCTTCAGGTTCGTTGGATGGTCGTCAACAACGAGGATCGTCGATTTGACGCTAGGAATCTCGGGACGTGTGTTCATGGCACAAAATGCTTAGGGCTTCCTGTTCATGTCGGCTGCGCTCAAGGGCAGCAGCACGGTGAAGGTGCTTCCCTTACCCGGCTGACTTTCCACGCTAATACTGCCACCCTGAAGCTCCACTAATCGCTTCGTAAGCGCCAGACCCAAGCCAGTTCCCTCGAACCTGCGACCCTCACCCGCGTCCAACTGCTCGAACTCTTTGAAAAGTCGATCCAGATCCTCACGTCGGATCCCGATACCACGGTCGGTTACCTCGATCCGTAGCGCGCGACCCTCTTGTGCACTTGCAGTTATGTCCACTTCACTGCCGGGTTGGCTGAATTTCACGCCATTGGAGAGAAGATTGTAGAGCACCTGCTTAAACTTCTGCTGATCGAGCCTGACCTCGCCCAGCTCCGGAGAGATGTTCATAACAGTGGAGACCTGCTTCTTGCGCGCCGCTCCTTGAATGACCGCCCGAACCTCATCGATCGCCTGTCGAATTTGAAATGTTTCCGGCGACACATCCATTTTGCCCGCTTCGATTTTCGCCAAATCCAGCACATCATTGATGAGCTGGAGCAAATGGCCAGCGCTGTGGAGCACGTCTCCCAGATACTCTTTTTGTTTCAAATTTAAGCTTCCAGGTTTCTCGTCCACGAGGAATTCGGAGAACCCGATGATGCCGTTTAGCGGGGTCCGCAACTCATGCGACATGTTTGCGAGGAATCGGTTCTTGGCCTCAGCTGCGTTCTGCAGTTCCAAATTCCGTTGATGAAGGTCTCGCTCAATACGCTTACGATAGGTGATATCCCGAATCGCGCTCATGACGAGCCTTCCTTCGCTGGTGTCGAGCGGGCTGAGGCTAATCTCCACCGGAAACTCTGTCCCATCCTTGCGCAGTCCTCGAAGTTCAAGCCCCGCGCCCATGGCCCGGGTTCGGGGCTCGGCCGAGAAAGCGTCGCGGAATCCGGGATGACGTTCTCGGAAGCGTTGCGGTATCAAGATCTCGATGGGCTGCCCCAGCAATTCCTGTCTTGTGTAGCCAAATAAAAGTTCCGCTTGGGAGTTGACCAACACCACCTTGCCCGTTTCGTCAACGATCACCATTCCATCAGGCGCCGCCTCCAAGAGGCTTCGGAACTTTTCCTCCACCTTCATCCGCTCTCCCATTTCTCGCTGGGAGGCTTCGTGGGCGGCCCGCAGCTCGGACGGACTGGGTAATGCCAAAGCATGCGGCACCAGCCTGGCAAGTAAGACGGCGGTGGGCACCGACGCCAAAGCCGTGATCGCCTTAATGGTTCCGCTCAACCAATACGTTGGATACCAGATGCTCCACACTTCCATCAGATGCGTGGCGCCACAGGCCACGATAAACACCGCGAAGCAAAGAAACATCCAGTTGAAAGGGAGGTCCCGCCTCCTGCGAATAAAGTAAATCAGCGTAAACGGAATGGAGAAATAGGCCAGCGTGATGAGCAGGTCGGAAATGATGTGAAGCGAAAGGATGCCAGGCTGCCAGAGATAGCAATGACCATGCGGCATGAAACCGTCGGAAGAGAACAGTTTTTCAAGCATGCCTGCCATCGGTCCTCCCAACATCAGTCCTCACGCCTAGCCTCCTGCCCAAGCTTGGAATGAGTGCTCTCCGCCTCCGGCGGAGACCCAAGGTCTCGTTTTGTGCCGATATCATCTTCATGATACATAGCCTGGTTTGGCAGAGTCCCCTGCGCCCTGGTCACGAGAAAAAGCTCGTATCGACCAGTCCAATCTTGCTCTGCCTATGACAATAAATGTTCAGTTCGAAGTAAACTGGCAAGCTAATTGACCAGCATCGCAACGATTGCCGTATTATCGTGGAGAGAAGAGCGGGACCACCCAGCTGCAGGAGTTGAGTTGAAACCACCCGCAGACCGCCACCCATCGAAGCCATTTTAGCCAGGAACTCACCTACGGATGCCCTCGATGAAAAAGCGGAAACAAGAGGCACAAGTCACTGCCTGCCCCTACACGGCTGATGGCCAGGGCTTTTTTAGGGATCTTACCTCACGGCAGCGGGGAGGCCACCCGGAGTCGAAAGAAAACCTTGGCATCCCCCGAAAGCTTCGAGATCCGCATCTGCACCCCTCCGGCCCCGGGCAGAATCGCGGGCTCTTCCTCAAAGGGGGACGGCAGGCGCCTCCAATTCAACAGGTCGGAGCTGACTTCAAGGGTCCATGCACTAAAATCCGCCAGCGGAAGATCAATCCGGAGACTGAGGGTGGAGGTTCCATCCGATTCCAACCGCAGAGTGGGTCGAAATTCTTGATGGTCATCCAACTGACGCAGGTAGGCGGTGAGGTTGGCTAGGTCGGTCGCCGAAAGGCTCACTCCACGATGGGCCAACACGGCATCGGCAAGGGTCGCCGCCGAGCCATCATGCAAATAAGGTGGAGTCGACCACAGCCCGCGCAGAGTCGGGGTGTCCAAGCCAGCCAGGGGCGATCCCAATCGGCCTCCGCTCGATGGCTTCAGGGTTCCCACGTCATGGGCGACCCCAATGGCACTGTCGGTCATCTGGCTTCCAGCGTGGCAGCTGGCGCATCCCTCCCGCTGAAACACCATTTGTCCAGCGATGCCGGCAGCACTCAGGCTCCCACCCGAGTTGCGTTCGGGGCTGGTTCCGTGGGACGTCAGCGATTCCAAATAGGCCGCCAAGGCATCCAGGTCAGCACTCAGACCGGCTTTGCGATCTCCCATCGACTGAGAGCGGGTACCCCCATGAAAATCAGCGTCCGCCATGAGCCCCCTGCCCAAGGCGAATCCTCGGATCTGTCCTTCGAAATCCTGCACCTCGTCAAAGTTTCCCGTCCAGTGCAACGGACCTTGCGCCGTCCCGCCGTGGCCTCGGAGAACAATGGTGTTGCGAAGACCTTCCCCAAATTGGGTGAAATCCCAGGTCCGACCATCCTGCCCACCTTCGTTGTGACAGCTCGCACAGCTCATGTACTGCTGGAAAGCCAGGCGGGCATCGCGGGCGTCGTAAAACAACTGCTTACCGCGGAGAACAGCCAAAGGAAGTTTCTCCTCGCCGACGCACTCCAGGATGACGGGCGCGGGCGGAGGCTGTTCCGCTCCGTTCTGAAGTGCAGCCACATCATGCACGGTAACAGTGCGGTCCATGAAGTTGTGCGCAAAGAGGGTCGAACCGTCAGGCGACAGGACCACCCCCTGAGGTGCGCGGCCCGCCGGGAACCGAAGGATCTCTCGCTTGCTCCAGGCATCCACCACCGCAACTTCCCGACTTCCTTCAAGGGCCACAAAGAGAAACAGCCCGGTCGGATCAAAGACGGCGGCGCTGGCCATCCCCGCATTATCGAAGTCCACCCGACCCGCCAAATCCTCCACACCCGTCCCGATCACCACCCGGGAAACGATGCTGCGCAGGGTCATGTCATGGGTCAGCGGAGTTCGGCTTCGCAACATCCCACGCAGGATGTTGTCCTGCTTCGATGGGATCCAAGCGGACAAGCCGTCCGGCGAAATGGCCGCGGCACCAAGATAGTTGGGAACCCCTCGCGCCGAGTTGGAAGTGTCCGGTCGCTCGCTGTGATGAAGAATGTTCGTGGCCAAGATGGCCAGGCTGGATGGCTGGAGAACCAGCATCTGCCCGCCAAAGGAAACGCCGCCCACCCGGGACTGAGGTGTAGCTGTCTGCTCGCCCGGCTGAGGTGGAGTGATAAAGCGCGTCGCCAACAAGCGAGTCGCCCCCGCCGAAAGCGACAGATGCCGCACATGCAAACCCACTCTCGCTGAAGCAAGCACTTCTCCCGTCGAGGGCCGAAGCTGCAGGATCTGCCCCCCCAATTCCAGAGCCACATAGGCGCGCGTACCGCCGGGATCGAACACGAGGCCGAAGGGCCTGGACCCCGCCGGTAACTCCAGCGTGCGAACCAAGGAAAAGTCCGACCTGAAGACACTGATCGTGGCGCTCTCCGAGTTCACCACCCACACGCGACGATCCGGGCCGAGGGCAACTGTGCGCGGTTCCCTTCCAACCGGCACCTCCGCGAGACGGGACCGAGTCGGCACATCAAAAATGGAAACACTATCGTTGTCAGGGTTGACAACCCACAGCCGCGGAGACACTCCAGTCTGTTCCTCATACAGCAAACTCGCGGAAGCCACCGGACGGCCGGCAGTGGGCGACCCAAACACGCCCTGTCGAAAGCTGGCCGTCACCTGACGTCCCGTGTCGTCTCTTGCGGTGACCACGACCAGGAACCGTCCGGGCGTCGAGAAGGTGTGACTCACCGAAGGAGAATCCGAGAAAACGGAGTCGGGGGTGCCATCCCCAAAGCCCCACTTGTACTTCACGTTCAATCCCCCGTTGGCTCGCGCGGTCAGAGATGCCGCCGTATTGACACGAATCGCCGGCCCGGCCAATGGATCCAAGGTCAATGTCGGTTTGACCTCCCACGCCAGCTCGACCCTGACCGCAGGGGTGTTGCCGTCCGAAACGCTGATAATCGGCGTGTAACGGCCCGAAGCCGTCGCAGCACCCGAGATCAATCCCGAAACAGGATGGATCGTGAATCCCGGGGGAAGGTCAGTGGCGCTCCATTGCAGTGGGTCGCCGTTCACGTCGGATGCCTGCATCTGCAAGACGAACGGCGCACCCACCACCGTAACGGG
Proteins encoded in this window:
- a CDS encoding glutathione S-transferase family protein — translated: MSAQFPSEESTDGSFQRQEDAFRNFVAADACSAFPLEAGRYHLYISLACPWASRTLIVRNVKGLQQAVGVTVVDPVRDERGWAFRDGPGHSRDPINGFNFLSEAYAASNPNVAGRVTVPVLWDKQSRQIVNNSEDDICRMFNDTFDALGSGQVNLFPQGIEAEQAKLSTFLYESVNIGVYQAGFATTQAAYEKPCRKLFAALDALDERLATRRFLFGAQIVEADWRLFCTLIRFDAVYHGHFKCNVRRIIDYKNLQPYLMDLYQQPGIAETVNFDHIKRHYYITHPDINPTRIVPIGPVLDLMKPHGRNSMEAC
- a CDS encoding response regulator, giving the protein MNILIVDDHEISRKLLRLNLEAEGHSALQAADGVEALHVLENQPVDAVVSDILMPRMDGYRLCHEIRKSPKLKRLPFIVYTSSHTSSADERLAREVGADEFISKPSSMQAILHSLNVITTTVRPSEPVAAGLGADLLVMKEYSELLVDKLEQGNLELERSRDQLLDANEKLVLRTTELEEAKRQLRQINSDLEKRVIERTVQLEHANRELEAFNASVAHDLRAPLRHIDAYAELLGGDSTSLLSVEGRGYLQRLRESVKNMGLLIDDLLAFSRLGCVPLQPAVFSLNSLLEEVLVELKRDTGHRRIEWRIGQMPEVLADRGLLKQVWVNLLSNAVKYTRLRELAIIDVSCEPRGSHELEFIIADNGAGFDMRYVSKLFGLFQRLHAARDFDGTGVGLANVRRIVNRHGGQVWAEGELGEGATFHFTLPNVNRPPSSYGHVVS
- a CDS encoding response regulator codes for the protein MNTRPEIPSVKSTILVVDDHPTNLKLITELLSFEGYTVCGAVDAESALELLTKMTPELILMDIALPGMDGLTLTRKLKAEVLRVPVFIVALTAFAMKGDEQKALDAGCDAYISKPIDTRRILPQIAEFIEQTWRRRQQLC
- a CDS encoding PAS domain S-box protein, whose protein sequence is MLEKLFSSDGFMPHGHCYLWQPGILSLHIISDLLITLAYFSIPFTLIYFIRRRRDLPFNWMFLCFAVFIVACGATHLMEVWSIWYPTYWLSGTIKAITALASVPTAVLLARLVPHALALPSPSELRAAHEASQREMGERMKVEEKFRSLLEAAPDGMVIVDETGKVVLVNSQAELLFGYTRQELLGQPIEILIPQRFRERHPGFRDAFSAEPRTRAMGAGLELRGLRKDGTEFPVEISLSPLDTSEGRLVMSAIRDITYRKRIERDLHQRNLELQNAAEAKNRFLANMSHELRTPLNGIIGFSEFLVDEKPGSLNLKQKEYLGDVLHSAGHLLQLINDVLDLAKIEAGKMDVSPETFQIRQAIDEVRAVIQGAARKKQVSTVMNISPELGEVRLDQQKFKQVLYNLLSNGVKFSQPGSEVDITASAQEGRALRIEVTDRGIGIRREDLDRLFKEFEQLDAGEGRRFEGTGLGLALTKRLVELQGGSISVESQPGKGSTFTVLLPLSAADMNRKP
- a CDS encoding DUF1929 domain-containing protein; its protein translation is MNRITANHGCCSLDFGVVLACYVVLLTPAWLYADFESHAEDDRFAAEVASLLPAVPPPPAPPPPLPTQRIVLGDWSAVIRWTPHIPVSVATLPDGRILSFASNERTTFPDGPEFTYAATWDPATGRFEEYNHPSHDMFCGGLVLLPDGRLLVNGGRSVTVLSSFFDWRSNTWTPLTDMNDRRWYNTTVALPSGQAFTASGSGGSSTTELWDESVGWSRLPSIDWNIVLREPGYINIWHPFLVLAPNGRLLHFGPTRTMHWIDSDGGGALTTAGARVPGSLYPKEGVWALYDEGKILVAGGGVNTTQNPNDTTTGTSSSSSFTIDLSATPPTVASNASMAFPRQFANSVLVPNGEVMVFGGNTSGRKFSDTGSILTPEIWNPSTRRWRPAADASVPRNYHSFALLLPDGRILSGGGGLAGNSADHRDAQIYTPPNLFNPDGSLASRPRLDTAPLKIGVATTFTVSGTPGMSKFSFIKLSAMTHSVNTDLRYLSLPFVESAPGVYHLTARSNLNVMTPGYWMLFGLDSAGVHSISKIVQVDPNPAVHIGSLGDQNSSAGRAINLQLVGSGPEGSTLTWTAVGLPSGLSLNPGTGLITGVPAVTASARVTVTLTDGNTTDTAVFRWVVDPFHLHRQFANFADATGLTLNGKAAILGSVLQLATNAALQAGSAYLSSAIPMGADTSFATRWVFRIHGAADGADGLAFVVQGNGPDALGGTGGNLAYRGVERSVAVEVDNHQGSGDPNGNHLGILLNGVTTNHVATWTPGWDLENEQSHTLWVTYDGPARRLEVYLAEGVVSQRPSTSVMTVEVDLPATVGEQAWFGFAGATGRLTNHHDIESWSLTVNTLAPPSPPILIPPSSPVTVVGAPFVLQMQASDVNGDPLQWSATDLPPGFTIHPVSGLISGAATASGRYTPIISVSDGNTPAVRVELAWEVKPTLTLDPLAGPAIRVNTAASLTARANGGLNVKYKWGFGDGTPDSVFSDSPSVSHTFSTPGRFLVVVTARDDTGRQVTASFRQGVFGSPTAGRPVASASLLYEEQTGVSPRLWVVNPDNDSVSIFDVPTRSRLAEVPVGREPRTVALGPDRRVWVVNSESATISVFRSDFSLVRTLELPAGSRPFGLVFDPGGTRAYVALELGGQILQLRPSTGEVLASARVGLHVRHLSLSAGATRLLATRFITPPQPGEQTATPQSRVGGVSFGGQMLVLQPSSLAILATNILHHSERPDTSNSARGVPNYLGAAAISPDGLSAWIPSKQDNILRGMLRSRTPLTHDMTLRSIVSRVVIGTGVEDLAGRVDFDNAGMASAAVFDPTGLFLFVALEGSREVAVVDAWSKREILRFPAGRAPQGVVLSPDGSTLFAHNFMDRTVTVHDVAALQNGAEQPPPAPVILECVGEEKLPLAVLRGKQLFYDARDARLAFQQYMSCASCHNEGGQDGRTWDFTQFGEGLRNTIVLRGHGGTAQGPLHWTGNFDEVQDFEGQIRGFALGRGLMADADFHGGTRSQSMGDRKAGLSADLDALAAYLESLTSHGTSPERNSGGSLSAAGIAGQMVFQREGCASCHAGSQMTDSAIGVAHDVGTLKPSSGGRLGSPLAGLDTPTLRGLWSTPPYLHDGSAATLADAVLAHRGVSLSATDLANLTAYLRQLDDHQEFRPTLRLESDGTSTLSLRIDLPLADFSAWTLEVSSDLLNWRRLPSPFEEEPAILPGAGGVQMRISKLSGDAKVFFRLRVASPLP